The Oleiphilus messinensis DNA segment AGATATCCTCAATTTTGGCTTTCGCTTCCTGCTCGGTGCGAATCTCGCTGGGTTTAATCAGAATATGTCTTACTTTCCGTTGCTCGACTAACTGGGATTGCCCGCCACGTTTTTCAAGCACACTGACCAGATGAAAACCACTTGCCGTTTTCAACGGCCGACTGACCTGTCCGACGGCGAGTTGGGGTACAACATCCGAAGCTAACGATGGCAATTCATTTTCTTTTCGCCAGCCGATCACACCGCCGTCCAAAGCATTGCGTCCTTCCGAGCGTGCCACAGCCATTTTCTGGAAATCTGCTGCAGATTTGATTTGATCTGCAATCGCCTGGACTTCTGCCAACTTCATTTCAATGACCGAATCAGGGGCACCTTCCGGAACAGTGATCAAGATGTGACCTAACAGATATTCAGTTGCGGTTCGATTTTTGCCCACAGAGGATTGCAAATAGTTTTCTACTTCAGAATCCGTAACCCGAACCCGTCCGCCAACCCGACGCTGTTGCACACGACTGATCAGTAACTCTCGTCGAATTTGCTCCCGGGCCTCAAGAAAGGAGACGCCTTCGCTTTTCAATGCTTCTTCAAACTCGGCCAGACTATAACCACTCCGCCCGGCGATATTGGCCATTGTCTCAGCCAGCTGGGCATCAGAGATCCGTAAACCTTCCCGGTCAGCCATCTGTAATTGAATCTGCTCCAGTATCAATTGTTCAAGCACCCGTTGACGCATTACATCTGCGGGCGGCAAAGGTGTATTCTGGGCATTAAGACGCGCGGTAATGGTCGTCATCCTGCTTTTCAATTCTGACTGTGAAACGATACCGTCTTCAACAATCGCCAATACACTATCAATGGCTTCATAGGCACTGAATGCCTGAGCACTGTAGAAAAGAACGGAAACCCCTAGTGGTAACCACTTCATTCTCCCCACCAAACCTGCCAGTTTTTTAGTTGACGAATTTTGCTTCATTTTTTCCCCTGCACATCGCTCACTGATCATGCGCGTTTAGTTCATTCGTTCTTCGCGTTCGGAGAACCCGTTTATAGCGGCATCAATTCCGGCCCAGGAGCCGCTGGTCAACCCGGAAAGCCGACTTAATTCAAAGCGCAGCAGCAATCGGTTATCCACCTCCTGATCTGAAGTCAGATAACTGTGATTCAAGACCTGCACCCGCCAGCAACAACTACTGTATTCCAGCCCGGCAACCGTTCCAATCGTACGGCTGTCAGCCAATTCATAGAACCAGCGCCCGAACAAGGCCACCTGATCTCCAATCGGCACAATAGCCGAAATATCAGATTGTTCCAGCTCACCTTCCAGATACCGGTGACCAATATTCAGGACATACTCATAATCCGGTGAATGCACCTGCAACCGGGTAGAGCCCTCGGTCGTATTATCATTGCGAGCGTCCCACAAACCACCAATCCGCAGGGCCATCCAGTCGTTAGGTTCAATCACAGCCTCCCCGGCAATCAGGGAGTCTGTGCGCACATCCGTGCCCCGACCTTTCAAGTCGACCCGGCGATCCTCAAAATAATAAATCTGCCCCAGACTAATACTCGCGCGCTGAATACCGTTTGCCAACTCTGAAAAACGAGAGGTTACGGCGACAGTCAAGCGGTTATTATCACCAACCCGATCCTGTCCCGAGAAACGGTCTTCCTGGAACAATTGGTTGAAGCGGAATGATTTCAGATCCGTATCAAAATCGGGATAATCCGATTGATCTTTATGGGGGGAGTATACATAGAACAAACGGGGTTCCAGAGACTGGCTGAATGATTCACCACCGATGCGCAAGGTACGATCAAAAAACAGTCCGGAGTCCATTGAGACAAAGGGTACCGTTCGACTCAAATGATCATCGACATCAGCTTCCTGATCATCCAGCAAGTAATCAGTCTGATCCAGCCTTACAGCCGTTTTCCAGAACCCCCATTCTTCCCGCATTGGTAACGACACGGAGGGGCTCAGCCACAAGCGCTGGCCATTGACCCGGTCAGCCCCTTGCAACTCGTCATTGTCCCGGTAGAAGAAAGCGTACATGGAGTCCAGGCGATAATCCAACTCGGCCTCGGAATCGACGAATTCAAAGCTGATCTCGGGCAAACGGGCGTAAGGCTTGTCCACCTCTGCAATGGTGTCATCAATCGTTTGATACCCTTGCAACGTACCATACAGATGCCAGCGATCCCCCTGACTTTCAACCTGCCACTGCCGATTCAAATGAGTCTGCTCTTCGATATTCAAGGTGCGATTCAAATCAGACAGATAGTCATCATCGCTGATGGCTTTCACTTCGATTGATGAACTGAAACCATAAGGTAATCCCGCCTGCTGGTTAAATCCGAAGGCCCACCGCTCCCCTTTTTTACTCGGGAAACTTCGCGCAAATTCATCATCTTCATAGATGTAGCCCAAGGACATTTCTGTATAACTGAACCGGTTGAGGTAACGCCCCTCTATTTCAGTCAACAGCCCACGACCATGCATATATTGTGGCGCGATTGTCGCATCGTAATTGGGCGCAAGATTCAAATAATAAGGCGTACTGAGGTACATACCGGTTCCGGCATTCGAGGTACCGATGGACGGGTATAAAAACCCGGTTTTCCGGCGGTCATCAATCGGAAATGAGAAATAAGGGAAATAGGCAACCGGGATATCCTTGATGCGAAACACGGCATGTTTCGCGACACCAAAACCTTCTTTGCGGTCGAGATCGATACTTGCCGCTTCCAACGCCCAGTCGTTATTGTCTGGAGGGCAAGTCGTAAAATAACCATTTTGAATTGCCAAATGCTCGGTACCGGTGCTTTCGACGACCTCCGCCGACCCTCGCATTTTATTTGCGTGATACAAATAATCTGCACCGGTAATACTGAAGTAATCCTGATTCATATCGTAACGAACCTGCTCACCTGTTAGTGTGAACACGGGCGCTCTGAGTAAAATGTTGCCCTTCAACTCAGCCTGTTCGTTTTTTCGATCCAGGGTTGCCCAATCCCCCCGTAAAAAGAAATTGCCCTGCCACACCTCGACATCACCGTGCAGGGTCGCGCCTTTCTCGAGAAAACTCTCACTGGTTTTTGCTGAAACATGCACCGCAGCTGGATTATCCAGGGTGATTGACGGCGCGGACAACAGGTAGTTGGGCACACGGTAATCACCGCCACAATAAGCAGGCACCGCTGCGCGTTCCGCTTCCGTCAATGCATAGTATGGCACCCAGTCCAGCTCTGCCGCAGAACGCTTGTCTGTTGCCACGTCCTGACTCGAGGCAGAAGCTTCCTGCGCTACGAGGGATGATGCGCACAGTAATGTGGAGAACAATGTCGAGGAGAACACGGTTAAAGAAAACAATGGGGCAGCCCTGGACCGCGCAGATCGGCAAACAGAGGCAGATCCTCCAGCCTCTTCGGACCGCAACAGGTTCCAACCTGTTCGAAACAAAACAAATGAAGTGCTACCCGCGACGGATCGTGCGCGACTTAGCCATAGTCTGATCAATATCATGTTGCCTGCTGGTGAGTTATAATTCCGCAGTGTATTTATGAGCTTTTTTTCGATTAGTCCTGGTACTCATCACGATTAATACCACCCATGATCAACGCCTTTTGGCTTACAGCCTGATATTCAACACCACTGCCGGGGAATAATCAGATACGGGGATAAAAACACGATTCACTCAACCCGTATACGAGTGCGAATTAAACCGGACTCGTTAATACAAACACGCTGTAAGCTTTAATGACACGGGTGAGCATAATAAAGCCCGGTAAACACCGCAGAAGAAAGCTATGATTAAACGCGAATGATAAACTGATCTGCGACGAGTCACAAACCCATCTGCATAATAATGAGGCAATTGAATTTGGAAAATTCTCGACAAGCGGCAAGGGAGAACTGGTCTCAAGCCCAAATCCAAAGACTTTTCCCGGAAGATTACGAAAAATACAGGGCACAACTGAGCTTCACACCCGTTTCGGGTGACGCCAGCTTCCGTCAGTATTTTCGAGTGACCCTGACACCGGAAAAGCACTGGATCATCATGGATGCGCCGCCGGAAAAGGAAAACTGCGAGCCCTTCATTGCCATTGCTCAACACTGGCACCGCTACGATATCGCCGTTCCGGAGATTCTTGCTCAAGATCTGGAACAAGGCTTTCTACTCCTGACCGACTTTGGCGACCAGCTCTACCTGGATCACCTACAAAATGGACGTGCCGATGAGCTCTATGGAAAGGCCATTTCCACACTTCTGCACATCCAGCAGGCACCCGAGAATGATGAATACACCCTGCCTGCCTATGACGTCGCCCTGCTACAACGGGAGATGGCATTATTTCCAGACTGGCTACTGACTCAGGAGCTGGACTACACGCTGTCGGATGCCGAGCAAACTCTGCTCAAAGAGACTTTTCATATTCTGGTCGTCAATGCTCAGGAGCAACCCCAACTCGCCGTGCACCGGGATTATCACTCCCGAAACCTGATGATTCCCCGGAATCCGGAAACCATCCCCGGAGTGCTTGATTTTCAGGATGCTGTCAAAGGGCCCATCACCTATGATTTAGTATCCTTGTTACGGGATTGTTATATTCGCTGGCCACAAGCCAAAGTAGAGCAATGGCTGCAAGACTATTGGCAACAAAGTCAGGCGGCAGGATTACACCAGGTCGGGCTACCACGGTTCCGCCGCTGGTTTGATCTGATGGGTGTGCAGCGTCACCTTAAAGCAGCTGGAATTTTTGCACGCCTGCATTTGAGAGACGGAAAAAAAGGTTATTTGAAGGACATTCCGCTCACGGTAAGCTATATCACGCAAGTGTGCCAACACTATCCAGAGCTCAAAGGCTTTGGTGACTGGCTCGGACAACAGATTGTCCCTCGCTTGCAATCTCTGGCCTGCCAGGAAGAGGTTGTCTCATGAAAGCCATGATCCTGGCTGCCGGAAAGGGTGAGCGGATGCGTCCGCTTACGCTGACGACTCCCAAACCGCTCCTTATGGTCAGATCCAGACCGCTCATTGAACATCATATACTGGCATTAAAATCCGCCGGCATCGGCCACATTGTCATCAATGTATCCTGGCTGGGGGAGAAAATTGAACATCACCTCGGCACAGGTGAGCGCTTTGGTGTCTGCCTTGAATATTCCCACGAAGCCACCCCGCTGGAAACGGCAGGGGGGATTCAAAAAACACTCCCGAAGCTGACTACAGAAACACCTTGGTTTATTGTGGTAAACGGTGACGTATGGACAGACTACGACTACAGGGAGCTCGTGCAGCTCGGGCACCAGCTTGAAACGTCCACAACGGGAACC contains these protein-coding regions:
- a CDS encoding peptidylprolyl isomerase, giving the protein MKQNSSTKKLAGLVGRMKWLPLGVSVLFYSAQAFSAYEAIDSVLAIVEDGIVSQSELKSRMTTITARLNAQNTPLPPADVMRQRVLEQLILEQIQLQMADREGLRISDAQLAETMANIAGRSGYSLAEFEEALKSEGVSFLEAREQIRRELLISRVQQRRVGGRVRVTDSEVENYLQSSVGKNRTATEYLLGHILITVPEGAPDSVIEMKLAEVQAIADQIKSAADFQKMAVARSEGRNALDGGVIGWRKENELPSLASDVVPQLAVGQVSRPLKTASGFHLVSVLEKRGGQSQLVEQRKVRHILIKPSEIRTEQEAKAKIEDIYRKIQNGGAFAELAKSESEDPISGVSGGDLGWVSPGEMVPEFEQVMLQTKAGELSAPFRSEFGWHILEVQDQREKDLGEEIQASQAREVLQQRKYEIELQKWLLEIKGEAYIDIKS
- a CDS encoding LPS-assembly protein LptD yields the protein MATDKRSAAELDWVPYYALTEAERAAVPAYCGGDYRVPNYLLSAPSITLDNPAAVHVSAKTSESFLEKGATLHGDVEVWQGNFFLRGDWATLDRKNEQAELKGNILLRAPVFTLTGEQVRYDMNQDYFSITGADYLYHANKMRGSAEVVESTGTEHLAIQNGYFTTCPPDNNDWALEAASIDLDRKEGFGVAKHAVFRIKDIPVAYFPYFSFPIDDRRKTGFLYPSIGTSNAGTGMYLSTPYYLNLAPNYDATIAPQYMHGRGLLTEIEGRYLNRFSYTEMSLGYIYEDDEFARSFPSKKGERWAFGFNQQAGLPYGFSSSIEVKAISDDDYLSDLNRTLNIEEQTHLNRQWQVESQGDRWHLYGTLQGYQTIDDTIAEVDKPYARLPEISFEFVDSEAELDYRLDSMYAFFYRDNDELQGADRVNGQRLWLSPSVSLPMREEWGFWKTAVRLDQTDYLLDDQEADVDDHLSRTVPFVSMDSGLFFDRTLRIGGESFSQSLEPRLFYVYSPHKDQSDYPDFDTDLKSFRFNQLFQEDRFSGQDRVGDNNRLTVAVTSRFSELANGIQRASISLGQIYYFEDRRVDLKGRGTDVRTDSLIAGEAVIEPNDWMALRIGGLWDARNDNTTEGSTRLQVHSPDYEYVLNIGHRYLEGELEQSDISAIVPIGDQVALFGRWFYELADSRTIGTVAGLEYSSCCWRVQVLNHSYLTSDQEVDNRLLLRFELSRLSGLTSGSWAGIDAAINGFSEREERMN
- a CDS encoding aminoglycoside phosphotransferase family protein, with the protein product MENSRQAARENWSQAQIQRLFPEDYEKYRAQLSFTPVSGDASFRQYFRVTLTPEKHWIIMDAPPEKENCEPFIAIAQHWHRYDIAVPEILAQDLEQGFLLLTDFGDQLYLDHLQNGRADELYGKAISTLLHIQQAPENDEYTLPAYDVALLQREMALFPDWLLTQELDYTLSDAEQTLLKETFHILVVNAQEQPQLAVHRDYHSRNLMIPRNPETIPGVLDFQDAVKGPITYDLVSLLRDCYIRWPQAKVEQWLQDYWQQSQAAGLHQVGLPRFRRWFDLMGVQRHLKAAGIFARLHLRDGKKGYLKDIPLTVSYITQVCQHYPELKGFGDWLGQQIVPRLQSLACQEEVVS
- the murU gene encoding N-acetylmuramate alpha-1-phosphate uridylyltransferase MurU, yielding MKAMILAAGKGERMRPLTLTTPKPLLMVRSRPLIEHHILALKSAGIGHIVINVSWLGEKIEHHLGTGERFGVCLEYSHEATPLETAGGIQKTLPKLTTETPWFIVVNGDVWTDYDYRELVQLGHQLETSTTGTQASETESRPHEIKGHLVLVDNPTHHPEGDFALSAGQGPIKAIQNSGQQQYTFSGISLLNASLFGELKPGVAPLAPLLRNAIAKGQISGEYFNGEWSDIGTPERLAQVNSTHQV